The following is a genomic window from Anopheles aquasalis chromosome 3, idAnoAquaMG_Q_19, whole genome shotgun sequence.
CGATGTCGATCAGCGACTTCATGAACTCCTTCTCGGGTGCTAGCTTCGGAGCACCACAGGAGCAGACCGTCTGCTGGCCGAGCAGATCGTTCACCGTCCCGCGAACCGATTCGAAGCACACGCACCCATTATCGAAGGCACGCCCGGTCGACAGGTCACCCAGGCAAAcgggcctactactactactactgctgctgctgccaatgatCGGATGGTGGGGTGCATGGAGTCCGCTACTTGCGAGGTGAGGAAGATGTCCTGCCTGCCCTGTTACGGGGGCCATCGTCGAAGGGGGTTGGCTGTAGAGTAGCTTCGGGTTCACCGACATCATGCCACCCATCATACCGGTCGCATCGGATTGCGATCGATGGTGCGTCTTCCGCACCGCCGTCAGCGCCGGAAGGTTCAGAgagttcatcgtcgtcgttgcactGGTACCTTCATGatcccgttgctgctgttgctcggtgaGCCGCTGATAGGCGGACTGTTGACTTTGAGTGCCTGTCTTCACGCGTTCCCGCTTAGGGTACAGCTCCCGGAGCAGCGTTAGATGCTTGCGAATGCTGCTACTTCCACCGGTACTCAGCATCTCCATGTTGAAGTTGTACGCCTCCAGCAACCAGACACATTTCAGCGAAAAGTCCACCGATTGGCGGCACCGGTACACCAGGTAAGGATCCAGCACCTCCGATAGCTCCTCGATCTGCATGTACATGACCATCAGCTGCGGAATGTACAAATCTACCTCACCGTTCGGGAAGCTGAAGATCTTGTTCCCGATGAAGCTCAGGACACCCGGTTCCTTCGAGTAGAACAGATAGTGCACGGCAAAGTGGATGTTAAAGACGGGCGATTCAAAGAATCGCAACAGTCCACTCTGCCCGGCACGTTCGGACCGTAGCTGCGATTCGTCACGTGATGCAGTACTGCCGTTGGAACACGCTGGTCCACCAGCCGTTGTCATCGTGGAGGATGATCCCGTACTCGTAGCGGCTACTGCTACTCCCGGTACCACCTTCAGCGAAGCGGTTGAGGATGATTTGGACAGGGATGCTTTCGGTGCCACTAGCAACATTCTATCGCATGCCGATTCGGGGTGATCCATTTCAGCAGTTGCCGGTGTCGtcggggttggtggtggtggtggactttgaagctgttgctgctgctgctgttggtgcttcgTTCGCGAACCGAACATGCTGCCAAACTCGCGCCTTCGTATCGCTTCCGTTGGGGATTTGATGATCGAGCTACCTACGCTGGTCGTTGCTCCGGTCGCTcccatcgtcgttgtcacgTTGGCAcctccagtagcagcaccatcatccgccgccactgtgctgctgctgctgctctgtttcTCGCGGTTCTTCGCATGCTTCTTCTCGTGATTATCGATGATGCTCTGTGCCGTGCGGAAGATGGCATTCTTCGTGGCACCGAAAAAGTTCCGAAAGATCACTTCATTCTTCTGATCTGCCTTCgactgctgcggctgctgttggtcgGTGTTGCTGGCCGGTTTTTGACTTGTGCCACCTGCGCTGTTGGCTACTGCTGTCGAGCTGTTGCCGCTGGGACTGGTAGTCTCATGGTCAGCTCCCATCGTTGGCACTGTtgaggtgttggtggtggtgatggtagtggaTGGCAAAAAATCGGGAATCGGTGCGTTGGTTGGCGTGGTCAGGGACTTTCCTTCGCCGATGATGGGCGTCGGTGCGTCTGCAAGATCCGGATCCTCGTCTCCTTCTCCCTCACCGCCAGCATTGTTATCGGCCTGCGTCGTCGGCACGTTGTCCTCGTAATCGATCGGAACGAACAGTGTTTCGAGCATGATCGCCGCACGGGTCATATTCCGTTGCCGGTAGCGTACCTTATCGCTGATTGCGTCGGCTGAAGCTGCTGTTACCGTcgcttggtggtgatggagctGATCGCCACAACCAAGCTCATCGGTCGTCGCTTTTacctcgttgttgttgttattattaatGTTGCAACCATCCACGGTGGTTGGATAGAAGCACAGATCAGACTGTAGCATGCGGTACTCCTCGTCCATCGAGGTCGTTTCCAGTATCTCGATGCACTCCTCCTCGGACGGATCGATCTCGCCCGAATCGAGGCTCTCCCTCGAACGACGAATGCGCGTCAGTGAGGTATGGTCCGGTTCCGAGCCACAGATGATACCTGAGGGTGGGAGGAACACCTTCGATAAGAACGCGACTCTACGATCGCCATCATTAGCCCCCTTTTTAACTTACCGGAATCATCCGATCCAAGGCTCGTCAGATCCTCAcgctttttgctttcgctttccttggcactcgacaacgacgattcCACGTCGCCCAAGTGTGCCCCTTTCAGTGCGCGGGATGCACCAATCCCTGCAAAAGAAGGACCGTTACACATTAGTGCCGATTGTGAGGGTCTCTCTCTTTGTAGAGCTTATGTCCAATACGTACCTTGCTCCAGCAGTTCCATCTTTCcaattagctgctgctgttgctgtcgtccAGCGATTGTCCTATCGGTTGAGCC
Proteins encoded in this region:
- the LOC126579184 gene encoding phosphatidylinositol 4-kinase beta isoform X2 encodes the protein MGILLPPVSQVTNTRINMTQHHRNRSLDSALQRIPEVEVSSPSAESENTLHCTNAILSGTMCSKIIQSSSSTNPTNTPNITGRGSKLQGADGMGCRQEGKPTIGGGCSSSAGGGSMPGSTDRTIAGRQQQQQLIGKMELLEQGIGASRALKGAHLGDVESSLSSAKESESKKREDLTSLGSDDSGIICGSEPDHTSLTRIRRSRESLDSGEIDPSEEECIEILETTSMDEEYRMLQSDLCFYPTTVDGCNINNNNNNEVKATTDELGCGDQLHHHQATVTAASADAISDKVRYRQRNMTRAAIMLETLFVPIDYEDNVPTTQADNNAGGEGEGDEDPDLADAPTPIIGEGKSLTTPTNAPIPDFLPSTTITTTNTSTVPTMGADHETTSPSGNSSTAVANSAGGTSQKPASNTDQQQPQQSKADQKNEVIFRNFFGATKNAIFRTAQSIIDNHEKKHAKNREKQSSSSSTVAADDGAATGGANVTTTMGATGATTSVGSSIIKSPTEAIRRREFGSMFGSRTKHQQQQQQQLQSPPPPPTPTTPATAEMDHPESACDRMLLVAPKASLSKSSSTASLKVVPGVAVAATSTGSSSTMTTAGGPACSNGSTASRDESQLRSERAGQSGLLRFFESPVFNIHFAVHYLFYSKEPGVLSFIGNKIFSFPNGEVDLYIPQLMVMYMQIEELSEVLDPYLVYRCRQSVDFSLKCVWLLEAYNFNMEMLSTGGSSSIRKHLTLLRELYPKRERVKTGTQSQQSAYQRLTEQQQQRDHEGTSATTTMNSLNLPALTAVRKTHHRSQSDATGMMGGMMSVNPKLLYSQPPSTMAPVTGQAGHLPHLASSGLHAPHHPIIGSSSSSSSSRPVCLGDLSTGRAFDNGCVCFESVRGTVNDLLGQQTVCSCGAPKLAPEKEFMKSLIDIGKMLTCLQTKIEKTSRLRILLNLINKNLPARVWLPLHSEALPHHVVRITEEKTAVLNSKDKTPYIIYVEVVEVQDIYTSPVIPKLMPTLRHTKSEERLDSSMAVTTGGSNVVGSREHTKTDSQTTGETITAPSAVVPPAAAPAAAAAVAPTGSSLSTSSVRRPNKLSECSVDFGTTGSVSGGCMELGLTEDDVWSQEDDEITAQYLSLTKMSTDRDTISQFSIDSYDSREHHTPTLFNIGEVKKRHCANLNSENAKPFSNDPSDPSAAALKEPWHEKEKQIRESSPYGHLQSWRLLSAIVKCGDDLRQELMATQLLQMFKLIWDEEKVDLWVRPYRIVCLSNDSGLIETIVNTVSLHQIKKNSNKSLKDYFIDEYGNIETEAFQRAQRNFMQSCAAYCLISYLLQVKDRHNGNILLHSDGHLIHIDFGFILSISPKNLGFEQSPFKLTPEFVDVMGGPESELYSEFKYLLLDGLKAARKHMDRIINIVEIMRSSSQLPCFKNGCSGTVRNLRNRFHMNLTEQELERKVEQLIQDSLNSLSTKLYDGYQYITNGIL